A DNA window from Helianthus annuus cultivar XRQ/B chromosome 15, HanXRQr2.0-SUNRISE, whole genome shotgun sequence contains the following coding sequences:
- the LOC110900457 gene encoding uncharacterized protein LOC110900457 — protein sequence MAMTFRGMGSIPKEDVKVENHKVVRWPRREVKKHGLERPRFLPDPLFDHEEEAGVDPEAEKLIRKNALKRSHAETQPESSPAVKKVAVGKPAIRKKGDLRDLYTEVSPEISKKPAARPKPTVLPPNTAAEKKEAESSKAEKRPIDITL from the exons ATGGCGATGACGTTCAGAGGGATGGGGTCGATCCCTAAAGAAGATGTGAAG GTGGAAAACCACAAGGTGGTACGGTGGCCACGACGCGAGGTCAAGAAGCACGGGCTCGAAAGGCCCAGATTCTTGCCTGACCCCCTTTTTGATCATGAAGAAGAAGCTGGAGTTGATCCTGAAGCTGAAAAGCTGATCAGGAAGAATGCTTTAAAGAGGTCTCACGCGGAGACGCAACCTGAATCCTCCCCCGCCGTGAAGAAGGTTGCCGTTGGCAAGCCTGCTATCAGGAAGAAGGGAGATTTAAGGGACTTGTATACCGAGGTCTCTCCTG AGATCTCGAAGAAGCCGGCTGCGCGGCCAAAACCCACTGTTCTTCCCCCTAACACTGCCGCTGAGAAGAAAGAAGCTGAGTCTTCTAAGGCTGAAAAAAGGCCTATTGATATCACTCTGTAG